In Telopea speciosissima isolate NSW1024214 ecotype Mountain lineage chromosome 10, Tspe_v1, whole genome shotgun sequence, the DNA window GGAAAAGACAAGAACCTAATGAGGATGGATAAtctctttgttattttttacAATTCTTTACAATTTTTTAATCGTTTGTTTAGATGAtcctgatcctctactgccgagctgcccgataGGACCTTATTATCAAGAAATAGTAAGGCATtaaattaccattttacccctattcgaaagccttgcccgagtgggtgGTAAGATAGTTATTTATCGCCTTATTGTGTCTTAACAGTAGGGTCCTGCCAAGCAGCTCAATAGTAAAGAATCCAAATTATTGTTTAGAGGGGTTTATGGGGTGGAAGAGTTGTGGGATTAGTGAGAGGTGGTCTCATGTGTTTTGAAAAGTAAAGAGTTGATGGATTACTGTGCATTCCATGGTTGTAAAGTCAAGAGGTAGAAAAATTATGCGATTTGCAATGTCATGTCAGTAAACAATGGTAATGATTATGTTCCCTCCATTATCTCAACATTTCCACTCCCTTCAAACAAACAACATGAGGTAGGATTGTTGCAATGTCATGTCAATATTTTACCACAAATTTCCCACCCCTTGCAAACTATTCTACTAAACAAACAGGACCTTACGGGGGATTGTTCTCATAGAGATACTGACCGGAGAGAGTCTAATTGTTTTTTTAAAGGACCATGACGACCATGAGGAGGATCTTTCTTTTCACCTCCACTTCAAGCCCTTTCTCTGCAGCAGCAGCCCTATGGGTTTGGGATGAATGGTttcgagaggaagaagacgaatAGTCCATAGCCTTCTCCTTAGGCTTGGAATGAAAACCAGTAACATTGTCGCAAGAAGGAATATCAAACACCATTGTGGTCTCAGACAGCTGGAGGAGGGAAGGGCCATGCACATGGTGGGGGAGCGGGAGGAGATGGAGAGCTGGACAGGGAGAGGGAGGTGGACGGGGGAATACTATTATCCCTATTTTACTCCTTTGATAGTGTTTCTCGATAGGATTCTCTAggaattaaatttataaattGTGTCCTTCTTTGATCTGATTCACTGTAAATCATGTGTTGCCTAAGAATGcccttttattatatttaaggGTTGATGATCTCTGTCCTGCAGCGCAGCCTACGCCTATACACATGGACTGAGTATTCAGgggggtaggatgatcattaATGATTTTTCTTGTGCCACTTGGTGGAAATTTTCTTGAAAACTCAATCTTCAtctcaaatttaaatttttttatttggcgTATATTAAATGCAGGGATTCCGATTAAGGATACTATTTGAAATGGACTCAGGTCAACTTCACTTTTACTCTCTGTGGCATTTGTAATGAGACACTCTGACATATCTTCCtctcttgtgattgggttaaacatatcTGGGCAGCTGGTCCTTTGGGTCTGAGGACAGAATTCATTTAATCCCCATCTCTGAGACATTTATGTATTTCTACTCTCTTAAGCCGCAAGCTTGATAAGCTCTCTctcatttagttttttttttttctgtttttatcatCACCTactattttatttgggattttagaaaCTATTGTGTCTTTAATTCCGTTAAGCCTAATCCTCCTGTTTTTTAATTTGGATGTAATATCAACTACTGATGTGGCTATTTCTAATCTCTCTAGGCTTGATTTACCTATTCTAGACTTCCTTGTTTTGTTATGCGCAGGGTCTGATTCTGGAGACATAGGTTATTTTGGATGGGCATTTGGCATTTTGCTATATGACAAATTCATTTTGTTGACTACAGGACAGATTAAAAATAATCATGAATTGGAACCGGAGTTAACTGCAATCCTCACCGGTTTAGCCTGTGCTGCCTTGAgaggtttgaagctgaaagaaaTTTGGTGTTCCAACACGGCActacctggacttcttccaactccatcccattCTCCTTGGTCTTTTGAAGTATTAAAATATTTCTTGCAAATTTTGGATGGAGCCAAAGATGTTTCTTTCAAGCATTTGACAAACTCTACCTTATTAACTTGGCTAATATCATTAGCTAAATATACTACCCGGACTAATGTACCTTGTGTCTTTGAACATTGTTAAGAATTTGCCATCTCCTTAATATATAAGTATCTCTGTgttgatcaaaaaaaaaaaaaaagggtgatcattttgcccacgCTCATGTGTCTGAGACCTCTGGGCTCAACCTGCGCCCCAGAACATTTGGCCTATATTTAAATTGCAAGAAAAATGTATATAGAGTTTCACATTGAATAACATTTTATTTACTTGGAGCATATTTTTTAAGGGGTGCCGTTCTCTATGCCACAACGTAagctacgcccaggcacatagGGGTGAGCACAATGGCCACCCTACCCCTGCACAggttgcccatgtgcctgggcacagcctgcgctgcggcacaaagaacattctccccaacttgaaatgGGTTTCAAAAATTAAATGTATTTAACAATGTGTCCGAAATGACAAGTGGTGACTTGTGAGATTAAAAAGTTGCCTTGCTTATCAGTTTGATTGTGGAGATGCATTTGATGATATAAACCAATAATCATAACTTATTGACAGAGAGATCCCAGGGGTGGAgggggaggagaaagaaaaaaaggaaaagtatgCACCTTTTACTGGAAATATAGAAAGGATCCATGGCCATTGATGAGCCACTTATTTACAGCGCGTACACGCGAAACAAAGACAAACACAGACACAAACGAAGCAGAATACGAAGAAGCCCAACAACCTATTAAAACCAAATTATTATAATCACCAAACAAACCCAGTTTCTCATCAAAAGCAGATCACGAATTAAAAAACTAACTCCTCAGCCAGAGATATCAATGGCCTTGACCTCAGGCTTCTTCACTTCCTCCTTAGGAACAGTCACAGTGAGCACACCATTTTCCATTGCTGCCTTCACCTGATCCACCTTTGCATTTTCAGGTAACCTAAACCTCCTTAAAAATTTGCCACTGCTACGCTCGATCCGGTGCCACTTGTCGttcttctgttctttttctttgttcctCTCGCCACTGATCTGCAACACCCTACCTTCCTCAACTTCCACCTTCACTTCTTCCTTCTTGAGCCCTGGAAGGTCAGCCTTAAAGATATGAGCTTCAGGTGTCTCTTTCCAATCGATTCGGGTGTTGACAAAAGCCGTTGTTTCGCTTGTGAGTTGAGGACGAGAAATGGAGGAAGGGAAGTCCAAGAATGGATCACATATGTCCAGAGAGAATGGGTCGAACACATTGCTTCTTCTACCACCAAAGATGCTTGGAATTAGCGacattttgggttttctaaagaACAGATAAATGAAAGACGAAAAGGAAGACTGAATTGAAAATTGAGAAATGAATACAATAGAGATCAACTACTTTGTTTCTGTGCTTTGTGGGGGTGGATGAGATGTGTATATATAGAGAGAGGGAGGCTCTGGTTCTCTGTTTCGGGTGTTCGTGATGGTTCCAGAGAGAGTAAAGGGTTATGAGGTTAATTATATTAAATTAGCTATTGGTTGGGTTGGGCATGGCTACACATGAGGAAGGTCGTAGAATGTTTGATTGAAAGCTCGGGAATTGGAATGACCCAGAAATTTCAAGAGAACCCTAGAAAGACTTGTCTATTTTGCAATTCACACTACTTTCCATCCAACGATTTATATTTCATAAGGGCTATTTGGGAACGTGGTTCGACAACGAGACAGGAGTCCGGCTAAGAGTGGCCTGGTGCATAACTCCAAGTTCATTGGTTCTCAATGATTAAGTTGGGCACATGGAATGGACTCGgctcctgtcaatccgggcagctGGGTTgccaatccagatcctctattgtcgagctgcccggcaggaccgtgcagTCCAGACACAGTAAGGCATGCAGTGaccgccttgcccgagtgggagTAAGGCGATCATTGAGTGCCTCACTGTGTCTCGGCTT includes these proteins:
- the LOC122641741 gene encoding 17.8 kDa class I heat shock protein-like, which codes for MSLIPSIFGGRRSNVFDPFSLDICDPFLDFPSSISRPQLTSETTAFVNTRIDWKETPEAHIFKADLPGLKKEEVKVEVEEGRVLQISGERNKEKEQKNDKWHRIERSSGKFLRRFRLPENAKVDQVKAAMENGVLTVTVPKEEVKKPEVKAIDISG